The genomic stretch aaagattgatcattttcttttaccgacGATTGAGTCTATACTTTAGTGTTTACTTAATGAGGTActaagagaaatctttgaagaagttcaaaagagttcaaagaatcacgatttagtcaggATGGGATTATCTAAGTGAAGACTTTCATATAAGTCAGAGGAagagtgatatagtatcacaagttaatatctcttaacacgcattatgtgATAAGGTGTAGTTAAATGAATAAATCAAAccttattcgatatggtttggaatttaatcaagttactttgagttacttgatcttattttagggattttatcattttgtcagttatttttccactaaatctaaacgattcatatgagatatgaaatggtagggcaccgacttgtaagttttcacaataaacaaatgctcatttttctttactataatcacgagtacaacgggtttgtggctcgtgaagctgtctttctaaaatacaagtttatttctagaagacagagtgggagaaaatattcaagagccacaaaagaattgtgtcaaaaattgtatgtcgcaagaaactggtctttcttggctacatgacgttgtttcttcaaaacctaggaggttgaactcctcacttgttgaagataatgaattcgtgttacttttagaaagtaaagagcttgcaacttacaaagaaattttttgattcaagttacttctagaaagtaatgaacatatgacttacatgagagtgtttaagttaCAACTCCATACAAGGCTTAGacccatgaaaatccgaaataaattcaaagtggaattgttggatatcaaagagagatatcaaatcttgattagttgcaaagtgttttgcactattcggatgttcttagggattgtgtttcattatgaggagatatatagcgagtgaatctaaaaccactTCTTCAactagaaggaatgtattcaatacatgtcttgagttttgtagattcttgccatcctaagataatgtgaaacttaagagaggatattaagtaggacatcaatgagttggaatcaatgttttgatcatgtgataaaaattTTCTcaataggtcgagaagttgtgtttatacatgaagtttagtgggagttacgataattttaattagtcttatatgcggatgacatattgatcattgggaatgatttagacttttggagaaatataatacatctataatatctgaatttatggagataaatctatatgatgttagcatcaaataagaattcttatgttgataagattcatgactagttcaatcgagttgaacattttgattgattccatttgcttccgttgccggatcaattaaatagaaaatgatgtatgacacttcatatacctttagtatgatgaattgtttcaaatcgaatttaagtaatagttaccatgtAGCCATTCAAACCACTCTTAAGTGTgtgaagaagcattaaggatgtaaagttaagtgCTATTGATGCAATTCACCAAATTTGTGTAAAGGCAttacacaaatgacaaattgagattgcgcaaggtttccgacaaaaccgtaTTCACAACACATAATGATGGTTagggaaccattgtggctatgctatttaagaaatagatttgctagaatcgttctaggcaataaagaacaatgaggtGAAATAATGGAAAAACCTAGAGAAAGACGATCATGCCGTCCCCTCTAGATCTCTCTGATCTTGATTTTCTTGAATCCAGATCACAATGACTAAGAAATCTAATACTAAAAATCAATCACCTACAACAAAATCAATCGTGTCTCAAGCTATACAATCAGAGAAGTCCAAAGTTGTGGGTAAACCAGATGTTGAGATAGGCCAAAAACATAAGAGTATTAATGAGGTGACTGGTATTGCTCCCTTTGATTTGTCTGATGTTATAGTAGAGGATTGTGACGAGGACTCGGGCTCTGATGATGATGCACAGGAGGAAGGCTCGTGGTATCAAGTTCATGGCAAGCAAATCATCAAAATTATTGATGAGGAACCTGAATTGATGCAATTATCACTTGATGATGTCCAAGAGGAACTGGATTACTGGCAACAGGCTGTGGTAGGTTTTGTTGTGGGGGCAAATCCTCCATGGCAGATCCTGGAAGGGTTCCTGAAAAGAATTTGGAGCAAGCATGTTATTGACAAAATATCTTTCCTTCCTAATGGAGTGTTCTTGGCACGTTTTCAAAAGGAAGAGATGAAGCGGTGTGTGCTCAATAGTGGTCATTTTTTGTTTGACAATAAACCGCTCATTCTTAAGCCATGGCATCCTGATATTGAATTAACTAAGGAGGGAGTTCAATCTGTCCCTGCCTGGATCAGGCTTCAGAAGCTGCCACTGAAGTTTTGGGGTAAGAGTCTACCTAAAATTACTTCTCTAGTGGGTAAGTATGTCAAAAGTGATGAACCAACAGAGTTAAAAACTAGATTAGGGTTTGCTAGGGTCTTGGTTGAACTAAAGTTGGGTCAATCTTTTCCTAAGAGCGTTTCCTTTCTAGATGAATCTAGCAACAAGGTGAATATTGATGTTATTTATGAATAGAAGCCTATCTTGTGTACTAAATGTAAAGGTCTAGGACATGAGAAGGACTCTTGCAGGAAGAATAAACATGCCAACCAAAAACAGGCAAGCAAAAAAAGTGTTCAAATACCCCAGAGAGTTTGGAGACCAAAATCTTCAGCTCCTAATGCCACTAATGCAGCTCCGTCTGTCCCTATTGTGCCACACTCAGAGGTCATTACGCCTGTAAAAGCAAAGGAGACATTAGTGGTGAATATTCAGACTCCTGTTCACAATTCAATTGCTCTGTCTAGTGGGGCTATTTCCCCGTGAGGCGATAAAGACACTAGACAGGGTATTGGAGAAGAGAGTAAGAGAGGCCAAGCTACACCATGTCAAATGGGGGACTTGCAAGCCTCATGTAGTGCTACTGATAGCGCTGAGATACATGGTACTGATCCCCCCAATATTGTACAATGAattttggattttggaatgtgAGGGCAATGAATAAGGAGGTAAAGCAAAGGTTTGTGAATACTTTTTTACATTCAAATAATATTGGTCTTTTTGGTTTGCTTGAGACCAAGGTTAAAGCCACAAACATCAGTAGAATGGTTAATAAAATTTTTGGAAACTGGAGTGTTTCAACCAATAATTCTTGCCACCCTGGGGGCAGAGTGTGGGTGGTTTGGAATCCCCACTTTTTTGAGATTCAGTTTCTGCAATATGATGCTCAGTATGTACATATTCATGCTACTAATAAATTTAATCAGATGAAATTTTCCTATACTATCATATATGCTTTCAATGGAGTTGGCGAAAGGGAAAGCTTGTGGGCCACTTTGAGGAATATAGCAAGTCAGACTCAGGGTCCTTGGGCTATAGGGGGTGACTTCAATTGTGTCTTGCAAGCAAATGAACGGTTAGGTGGTAATGTTACAGTAGCTGAGAGTGAACCCTTTTATGACTGTCTACATGCCTGTGGTCTGCTGGATATTGCTGCCTCTGGTTCCTTTTATACTTGGAACAATAAACAACCACCTCCTACTAGGGTTTATAGCAGGTTGGACAGATTTCTGGTTAATCAGGATTGGATGAATGACTTTCCTACATACATTGCTAACTTTCTTCCTGAAGGCCATTTTGACCACTCTCCTTGTGTGCTTAGAGATGGAGGTCGGGTTACAAAGCGAGAATAGACCTttcaagtattttaatatgtggagcTCTGCTGTGGGGTTTAATGAGTGTGTTGCAAATGTATGGAACAATGGTATTGATGGCACTCATATGTTTAAGGTTGTTAAAAAATTGAAGCTTCTCAAGCCTCGAGCTTAAAAACTTAATCAAGCTCGGTTTTTCGACATAGAAAACAGGGCTGATATAGCCTATCTAAAGCTTATTCGATTCAGGAGCGACTTGTTGCTAAACCAGGAGATCCGGACTTATTACATCGGAGCATACTACTCATCAGAATCTCTTATTCTCCAAGCTGCAAAAATGGAATTTACTCAAAACAGAAAGCTAAGGCTCACTGGATCAAGGAGGGTGATGCAAATCGCTTACTTTCATGAGGTCCTTAAAGCTCGAAGGAATAAGAATTACATCTGCCAAATTATAGATCATAAGGATAGAACTCATGATAGCCAAGAAGGGATTCAAAGAGGCCTTTTTGGACTATTATACAATGTTGTTTGGGATCTAAAGCCACAACCACTAAGGTGAGTAGCAGCATTGTGAGGGAAGGGGCAGTGTGTAGTGAGTTTCATAAGCGATTTTGCTTGAGTCCATTACTAAAGAAGAGGTCAAAGAGGTTCTATTTCATATTCCAAATGACAAGGCACCTGGGCCAGATGGGTATTCTAGCAAATTTTTCAAGGATAGTTGGGACACTGTGGGTGTTGAAGTCACAAAAGTCTGTGCTTTGGATTTCTTTGATTCAGGCCTTATTCTCAAATGATAAATTCAACCATGCTCACATTAATTCCTAAGGTTGATAGGCCTACTAGTGTGCTCCAATATAGACCAATTGCCTGTTGCAatgttatatataaatgtataTCCAAAGTACTTTGCAACAGGCTTGCCAGTATCCTTCCTGATCTGATTGCTACGAACCAAGGAGGATTTATTCAGGGGAGGAGCATCATGGAAAACATTCTTATATGCCAAGATATTATCAGACTATATGAGAGGAAGGCTGTCTCTCCTAGATGCTTGTTTAAAATGGACTTACAGAAAGCTTATGATACAATTGAGTGGGCCTTTTTAGAACAAATGCTAAATGCTCTGCAGTTTCCTAAGCAAGTCACAGGGTGGATTATGCAATGTGTCACAACTGCTAGCTACTCAATCAATCTTAATGGCAATGTATTTGGATATTTCAAAGGGCAAAGAGGTCTAAGGCAGGGGGACCCTCTCTCCCCCCTATTGTTCACTATATGCATGGAATACTTATCTAGACTCCTTAATCATACCACTGCCCAGGATTTTCATTTCCATCCATTATGTAAGCCTATGAAGTTGACACATCTTATGTTTGCAGACGATCTTCTCTTATTTTGCAAAGGAGACAGTCAGTCCATCATGACTATACTCAGAACCTTTTCTACATTCTCCAAATCTTCAGGTTTAAAACTGA from Silene latifolia isolate original U9 population chromosome 2, ASM4854445v1, whole genome shotgun sequence encodes the following:
- the LOC141641188 gene encoding uncharacterized protein LOC141641188 — protein: MNFGFWNVRAMNKEVKQRFVNTFLHSNNIGLFGLLETKVKATNISRMVNKIFGNWSVSTNNSCHPGGRVWVVWNPHFFEIQFLQYDAQYVHIHATNKFNQMKFSYTIIYAFNGVGERESLWATLRNIASQTQGPWAIGGDFNCVLQANERLGGNVTVAESEPFYDCLHACGLLDIAASGSFYTWNNKQPPPTRVYSRLDRFLVNQDWMNDFPTYIANFLPEGHFDHSPCVLRDGGRVTKRE